In the genome of Carya illinoinensis cultivar Pawnee chromosome 13, C.illinoinensisPawnee_v1, whole genome shotgun sequence, the window CTCACACAGAGAAGtggtttgatttgttttttttaatatttgtctCCCCAGTATTTGGAAAATTACTTTGAAGTGGTTCTTTTTAAAGATTTCTTGAAGTTAGCTTTGGATTTAAAACAACTGAAGGCTAAAATCTCAATATAGCGATGACTCTTTCAACCTTCTTTTGCTCCACAGGAACTAAACCGCATTGCTGGAGTGGACAAAGCCTGTAACTTTGTGAAGGTTGGTTATATTGCAGACCAATTTCGTGATAAAATTGTGAACTCTTTTACGTCTCTTGCCATTCTATTTCTGATTCTCTTGATGATGCAGGCTGACTTCATGAAAATGCCTTTCCCTGACAATACTTTTGATGCAGTCTATGCAATTGAAGCGACTTGCCATGCACCGGATGCAGTATGTATCCGTAATTCTAACAATTATAACCTTGGCCTACTTGACACATCAACTTCCACCTCTTATTAGCTTTTTatactctctttttccttctttcttcggTTCATATTAGTTTAACCATTGTTTATGATATTTGCAGCATGGGTGCTACAAAGAAATTTACAGAGTACTAAAGCCTGGCCAGTGTTTTGCCGCATATGAGTGGTGCATGACTGATGTTTTCGATCCCAATAACCGAGAGCATAAAAAAGTGAAGGTAAGAATTAACATGAAAACTGGccgtttgtgtttttttttggttgggggTTGGGAGTTTGAAGTTTTACCATGACTCTTACATTGTGCTAATGTAACAATTTCAATGACAGGAAGAAATCCAGATCGGTGATGGGCTCTTTGACATCAGGTCCACAGGAGAAGTCATTGAGGCTTTGAAACAAGCTGGTTTTGAGGTGACTGCCAGTTATTGGTCATTTttctgaatatatttttatgagctGCACAAGTGACAACTTCCTTATTTATTCTGAACAAAGGTCATGTGGGAGAAAAACATTGCCGTGGACTCACCTGTCCCCTGGTACTTGCCTTTGGATAAAAGTCACTTCTCACTGAGTGGTTTCCATACAACCGCAATTGGGCGTTTCTGTACAGGAAACATGGTAAGATTTGTTTCATTCAAATATTACCTTAGCATTGTGAGCTCCCCCCCTTCTCCAAGTCAGTTGGGAAAAACCATGATTTTGGGTGGAACGATTTTTCAGGCTGAGGTTTCCAAGAATTTGTTCAACTCTAAAAAGGCAGTTGATTAGAGCTGATCACTTCTTCATCTATGCAGGTCAGGGGCCTGGAATTTTTGGGACTTGCCCCAAAGGGAAGTGAACGTGTTCAAAAATTGCTAGAGCGGGCTGCAGATGGGCTAGTTGAAGGTGGAAAGTGAGTATTCCCGCTGTTGCGCTTTTTCTCTTTAAGCTCGTATGAGaataaaatatgcaaaatcTTTGAACTAACATTTCTGGGCAAGCTAAACTCAATAGTTCTATGTCATTTATGAGCGTGAAACCTGAAATAATGTGCCTTCTCTTATTAGCATTAGAACAGGGGAGTATGCAGTATAAAGCAAGGGGTCTAATTAGTGAAGTGGGTGACTTTAAATATTGTCACTAGTCTTAATTCAGACGTGAGCTTGTAATGATAAGTGGAAAGAagcgaaaaaagaaaagagagccTTTGAAATTCTTCTCGTGGTACGAAATCGTAAATTTCATTTATCAGTAGCTAAGTAAATATACCCATTAACTAGTCACATGTCTTTCAGGAAAGGGATTTTCACGCCAATGTATTTCTTCTTGGTCCGGAAGCCGCGTTCAGACAATCAGTAATGTGGCAGTGTCAAGCTAGTTAACCTCATGCTTCCAAAGTTATGGAATCTTAACCGTGTGTTAGCACTGGttttttatcattctagttTACTATTTTGTGGTCTGTGAATCTCTTGAGTTCTGACTTGCAAGTTGGAAGTTGTATTGTGTCTTTTCAGTTTCCTGTGGGTTCATTTGTACGCTATTTAAGACTTTTGCTTGAACTGTAACCTTTGGCTCACTGGGACAAAAGGTAGGGATTTGTGCTTATGTTTGTTTgttattcatttttcttcttcgcTACTAAATGCCTGTATATCATCACCTGCACTCTTTGGTTTTGATGGTATATATTGCTTAGCATTTGCATGAGAACCCTTTTATAGGTACCAAGGAGAAGACACCAGTAATCCTTTTTTCTCTATTCAGCAAACACATGAGAATTTTAGCAGCAAAAGAGGAACATATCGTTTTCGTTTCATAGGACAGATGACTTTCTAAGGGCATAGTTTGTGGAGTAGCCATGACTTTCTAACAACTACAGAGGAGTACTgctcaagaaattaaaaaataaataataataataataataataataataataaaataaaaaataaaaaaactaaaaggaaTATTAGGTAGAACAGATTGAGCAATGTTATTAATTAGAATTTTAGCCGTAGCTACAGTGTAGTGATTCTCTGTTACAGCCAACCTTTTAGGACAAAGCACCAAACTTATGACTTTTCTAAGACGGAAAAATGGTGAATTGTCTCCAGCCCTCAATTTTCTCATTCGTATAttccaaaagtaaaataaataaagcaaaaatTACATGCTCAAGCCAATTTACCTGATGTTGGTGTTGAGGAATTCGAACAAAAACAAGTCCAAGACCAAATGATGATACTTAGAAACTGATGGAGTACGGCAAATAGGCCATCAAATTCCCCAAAGAGcaatgaaatttaatttctttacctcttatttattttcctgGTGGCCAACCAATCGAATCTAATCATAAcccacaaaaatatttaaaactccCAAACCACATGCCAAATTGCCAATTATATAAATGTATGAAAGAATATGTCGGTGCCTTTacaaccttttttttctttgtttattttataatgaataTCACAAATTTTATGATCTAGTACATGACCCTGTCATACACCTCTCCAAAAATATTGGCCTGGTTTTGATACAAAAGTGTGTGCAAACTCTATGATTCAAATTCATatcttttaagtatattttgGTATAAGAAGTCAATCAAACAAAGAGAGGTCTAAATTAGAGCTACTGAAACCACAACCATACCAAAATTATAGGTAG includes:
- the LOC122292668 gene encoding cycloartenol-C-24-methyltransferase-like, whose protein sequence is MQRNRTLSFLFSCVLFSLAKSLFSSFPPFHREMSKAGGALGLASRVGGSIEKNAVLDAVEVYEKYHVYYGGEEEERKAECTNMANIYYDLATSFYEFGWGESFHFAHRWTGESLRESMKRYEHFLALQLGLKPGQKVLDVGCGIGGPLREISRFSSASVTGLNNNEYQIGRGKELNRIAGVDKACNFVKADFMKMPFPDNTFDAVYAIEATCHAPDAHGCYKEIYRVLKPGQCFAAYEWCMTDVFDPNNREHKKVKEEIQIGDGLFDIRSTGEVIEALKQAGFEVMWEKNIAVDSPVPWYLPLDKSHFSLSGFHTTAIGRFCTGNMVRGLEFLGLAPKGSERVQKLLERAADGLVEGGKKGIFTPMYFFLVRKPRSDNQ